The nucleotide sequence CTTACTTCGTTGACATTATGTTCATATTTAAGGTTCTTGCactttcatttgaattgcccGACCACTTTACAACTTTATGAATACGTTTACTTGGGGACTTTAAAGCTATAAAGATTTCAGACGATGTTTAGCACGCAAAACCGACTGAAAAATAAAACTGCCTAcaatcatttatttttatgaatcATTTTTAGAAGGCTTAAAAATAACTAGATCTTGTATGAACATGAAACATTATTAGTCATTAATATATGATATATGTAACAAATATTATCAAAAAGTTTCTCTAAAAaggcaaatattttttataaatgatataagtaaaacaaaatatacgaCTCTAACGATACGTAGTAGTAGGTCGCTCTCTTCTTCTGACTACGACTGTATCGTATCTACAAGTCATAAGTTCAAACCGCTGTGCTTTGAAATTCAATTCCCATTCTCAGTCACTTGGACCACAGAAAATAGAAGAAAAGCGTCTCAGATTACCATATTGCTCAactgaatttaatttaaccaTTGCACATGTGGAAAACACTTGACCATCCGATTTCCACGACGCATATCGCAGAGCACGTAATTCAAATAAAAGAGAATCTAACCTAGAAAGACCCAGACCAACTTATTACGCAACTTGAAAAGACGCAGCTTAGGTTTCAATTACTTTAATTGGACATTGTGTATGGGGGAAAATGAGAAAaacattgtttttttttgtatgcGAAAATTGAAAGAAATCAGTTCGGAGATAAGCGATGGCCGTTCTCTCCAGATCTTCTTGGGGAAGTTTACTTGGAGCAGCCGCAGGCGGATTTCTTGTTGTCGCCGCACTTGCAGTCAGTTCCGCAGTTGCAGGAACCCTTGGTCGTCTGGGAGGAGCATTTGCATCCTGGAAAAAGGAGAaacaaagaattaatctacTGAAGAATAGCCAggataaatttattttaagctCTTCCACCTATAACTTCGGGTTATAGATTTAATTTAAACTATCATAATCTTTAATACGTTAAttcagtttattttttaacatcaTAAAAAAAAGCAAACTCTTTTTCTGGAAGGTCCTGAATCTTTACTCCACCTTAGACTTGAAACTTACCGCTTCCGCATGGGCAAGGCATCTTGAATTGGTTGCGTTTTCTTCAACTTTTTCACTTCACAAAAGGTAGAGATGGGCTAATTAGGCCTTTGAGTGCACTGAGATGATTCACTTGATTTTGCTGCTGACCACAACTGATGCACATTGGCCAGATGCTCTCGGTTTTATACACTTCGGAAACGCGGCTTTACACACGGGTCTTTCAATACAATTCttttgcacacgccggccggcTTCGAATGTGTAGAGACGTGTGCAGAAGCTTTCTTCTCGGGGTCTGGAAGGTTCGATTCTCCGCTTTGGGTTCGGGCACTACGGTAAGCTTTTTCTACTGGGGGATGCGCAGGCGTGGTAATACTTTTGCGTGGGGGCTGTGGGCGGGCGGGTCTCTTATCGGAACCAGAGGATAGGATAGGACGGCCTGCAGCAGAGAGCTAGTCACATCGGGCACCAGATCCTGTCCTGCAACGAATCCCAGTGCAACGAAATGCAAGTAAATACTGCGACGCAATAGGGAAATCCCCAAATCCTGCGGGAAAAGCCCCATTCACGGGGATTCAGTGGATTCGGTGGCCAAGTTTTTCCGAACTTTCGCGTGTGTGGGTGGCAAGTGCAGTGCAGATAAAATCGATAAATCCAAGCCAAAATAAAGCgaggaaaatccaacagcaaAGAGCGTGAGGTGTTCGAGGTGGAAAAACAGAAAGAGTGTGAAAAACAGTGCGAGAAAACAAAACGGCGGAAAATCGGAAGGCGGGTCCTACCAAGGGGGCGTGGTGCCGAAGGTGTAAAGGTCCACCAGGACAATCAAGCGGAAGTGAGCAGTTACGAccagtgtgtgtgcgtgtgtgggCGGATGGGCAGGAAATCCCTTCGGTACGGGACACTCTTCTCCACTCTGTAGGGCCTTCAAAGCAGGCCTATTTATACCCCTCGGCTCATCCGTGTGCAATCATAATCGCAGTGATAATGATGAGGAGAGGCTGATGCCGATGCCGATCTGCTAGTCGACCAAAAAATCAATACCCTTCCTTGGCACATGGTTAAAATTAGCGGCACACTCACACGCATTGTTTCCCCTTTTtaaatacccttgcagagggggTACTACCTTTCTGGTCAGAAGTTTGTTAAAAACAATTTAGAATTCCAATCAGATCGGATAGTTATATGATAGAAACATAAAGaagtttgtaatatttaattaattttgacAATTTTTTAAGCATATCTGTTCCTTTTTGGCTAATACATTTGTTTTTAACATTTCGCGCAGGTTTATAAGCGGATAACAAAATAGGATAACTTTTTTCTAAGCTATCGATTGCTTAAATGTTTCAtgatgttaattttttttattcatttattttttatgcattaattaaaaaacattacTTCCTTAAGCTGCCATCCTATATTTAGTTGTTATAAGAATACCAGTGGACTATATCATATCAGGTGCAATATGGCCATAGAAAGGGTATTTATAGATCGACATTTATAAGTTAATTTCTTTTCTTGTTTCGGGACCCTAAAGCAGTGCCACCCACATCCACCCCCATCCACACCCACTCGCTACCCACAACCGACCCGTAAAGGTTGTGCGTGCGTGGGCGTTGTGGCCAAGCTGATTTGCTCTTAATCGTTGCAGATAAACGAAAGCATGGCGCCCAAGTAGAACATTCCACCAGCGCCCGACAGCAAGCCAACAAGCTCCAGCTCCTGTTTCTCTCTCAATCTATTTCCACTTCGAATCCGATAGACCCGACCGCGCATCCGGGATGACGGAGCAGAAGAACCAGGTGACGCGCGctgctccagagcagagcaaCGACTACCGGGTGGTGGTCTTCGGAGCCGGCGGCGTGGGCAAGAGTTCGCTGGTGCTGCGCTTCATTAAGGGCACCTTCCGCGAGAGCTACATCCCGACCATTGAGGACACCTACAGACAGGTGAGTGTCCAGCCAGGTGCCTTTCTCGGCGAGATCCTCCTAATCCATCGTCATGCCACAGGTCATCAGCTGCAACAAGAACATCTGCACGCTGCAAATCACGGACACCACGGGATCCCACCAGTTCCCGGCCATGCAGAGGCTGTCGATTTCGAAGGGACACGCCTTTATCCTGGTCTACTCGGTGTGCTCCAAGCAAAGTTTGGAGGAGCTGCGACCCATCTGGGCGCTCATCAAGGAGCTGAAGGTATGTCCAGATCAGAAATATATTTCTAACCCACATCTATGCTAACACTTTGTATTTTCGCAGGGAGCCGACATCCCGAACATCCCCGTCATGTTGGTGGGCAACAAGTGTGATGAGACCGCCGAGTTGCGTGAGGTTAGAAACATTAGTCCATATTATCTGTCCGAAAATTTTAGGATGATGtaacaaaaattgtttttactAGGATTCCAATATCTAGTATTtgaaattaacaaaataacaCTCATCCAAAAATATCTTATCTATTATATTTCGATGCTCTTATAAAGTAAATATCTTATTCTGATACCAGTTTTTAATTGGCTTTTTGTATGTTTAATAATTCATCCAAATTTAATAGATTAACTatactattttaaaaactagaACTGACTTAAACAGTTTAAGTTAAACTCCGATTATAAAGGTCTCCCAAGAAGAGGGATGATGAAACTTGGGATGGGTGCCTGAAATCATTTTTACTAGCAATCTGTCAAGCTTGATTTACTAATATTTCAAATTACGATAGATATTATCCTTCAAATatctttttataaaaatctgaTCAGGatgatttttgttttaaaatggCTTTTGTTAAATTGAACAGATCTCAAATATTTAAACTTGAACTATAGATCAACTCTGGTATAACTAGAAGAAACCCTTCCTGACGTAGTCTCCTCTTCTGCAGGTCTCCCAAGCAGAGGGTCAGGCGCAGGCCACTACCTGGAGCATATCCTTCATGGAGACGTCGGCAAAGACGAACCACAACGTGACCGAACTGTTCCAGGAGCTGCTCAACATGGAGAAGACGCGCACCGTCTCCCTGCAACTGGACACCAAGAAGCAGAAGAAACAGAAGAAGGAGAAGAAGT is from Drosophila suzukii chromosome 3, CBGP_Dsuzu_IsoJpt1.0, whole genome shotgun sequence and encodes:
- the MtnA gene encoding metallothionein-1, with amino-acid sequence MPCPCGSGCKCSSQTTKGSCNCGTDCKCGDNKKSACGCSK
- the LOC108016201 gene encoding GTP-binding protein Di-Ras2, translated to MTEQKNQVTRAAPEQSNDYRVVVFGAGGVGKSSLVLRFIKGTFRESYIPTIEDTYRQVISCNKNICTLQITDTTGSHQFPAMQRLSISKGHAFILVYSVCSKQSLEELRPIWALIKELKGADIPNIPVMLVGNKCDETAELREVSQAEGQAQATTWSISFMETSAKTNHNVTELFQELLNMEKTRTVSLQLDTKKQKKQKKEKKSKDTNGSIPENGDAGASASGGAKEKCRVM